One window from the genome of Epinephelus fuscoguttatus linkage group LG3, E.fuscoguttatus.final_Chr_v1 encodes:
- the foxk1 gene encoding forkhead box protein K1 has product MADYRDDTGARALLALQSAPCSPVRVAVTSHAYHQPSLALLGPPVMDARSDAGMFPVRLACPPPQALARLEGRDFEFVMRQRTVTIGRNSSHGSVDINMGHSSFISRRHLQITYDEANGFSLRCLGKNGVFVDGVFQRRGAPPLPLPRECVFRFPSTVIKIQFMSLLEPEEHREREQPSLPPRPLLPHISPLKISIPTMQQHEEHIRAFGSPLPSPTGTISVPNSCPASPRGAGSSGYRYGRNVTSDLQLAAEYAAKAVSEQRRSIAEQRGGGSEQRGESAGGDSPKDESKPPYSYAQLIVQAISSAPDKQLTLSGIYAHITKHYPYYRTADKGWQNSIRHNLSLNRYFLKVARSQDEPGKGSFWRVDSASESKLVEQAFRKRRQRGVACFRTPFGPLSSRSAPASPTHQGLLSPPSSGLQTPECLSREGSPISHDHHEQLANKLASVPEYRYSQSAPGSPVSGQHVIMAAPPHPSGPGKALALVPGGVGQVQPIHVLQNPTQSPVTMVRVVTSAPLTSSHPNGYSAPSVGGAEGNTELREAQLNRERVIQTVDSAVQGGDGRNLALGLHQLPVRPVTQNGKHTTAAVATATSLANASGLNSPLQILAAQASSSPPVLVSRQPSAETLAEQPGEPQAKRPKMEDEAGTESPQHQVTPAQQPVIVAMTSQTHDPRK; this is encoded by the exons ATGGCAGACTACCGGGACGACACCGGAGCGCGAGCCCTGCTTGCTCTACAGTCGGCACCATGCAGTCCCGTGCGCGTCGCGGTGACCTCGCACGCCTATCACCAGCCCTCGCTCGCCCTCTTGGGTCCTCCGGTGATGGATGCCCGCTCCGACGCCGGGATGTTTCCCGTGCGCCTCGCTTGTCCTCCTCCGCAGGCCCTGGCCAGACTCGAGGGCCGGGACTTTGAGTTTGTGATGCGCCAGAGAACGGTCACCATAGGCCGGAACTCGTCTCACGGTTCCGTGGACATCAACATGGGTCACTCGAGCTTCATTTCACGGCGACACCTGCAGATCACCTACGACGAGGCGAACGGGTTCTCCCTGCGGTGTTTGGGCAAGAATGGCGTGTTCGTTGACGGAGTGTTTCAGCGGAGGGGGGCGCCGCCGCTGCCGCTACCAAGAGA GTGTGTGTTTCGTTTTCCCAGTACGGTGATCAAGATCCAGTTCATGTCACTCCTGGAGCCTGAGgagcacagagagagggagcagcccTCTCTTCCCCCTCGCCCGCTTCTTCCCCATATTTCCCCTCTCAAAATCAGCATTCCCACAATGCAGCAGCATGAAGAGCACATCAGGGCATTTGGCTCTCCGCTGCCCTCGCCCACTGGCACAATCAG TGTTCCTAACTCCTGTCCGGCTAGTCCACGAGGGGCAGGGTCATCAGGGTATCGCTATGGACGCAACGTGACTTCTGATCTCCAGTTAGCAGCTGAATATGCAGCCAAGGCTGTTTCTGAGCAGAGACGAAGCATTGCTGAGCAGAGGGGTGGAGGAAGTGAGCAGCGGGGGGAGTCAGCTGGTGGAGACAGCCCCAAG GATGAGTCCAAGCCACCTTATTCCTATGCACAGCTGATCGTCCAGGCCATCTCTTCTGCCCCGGACAAACAGCTGACTCTCAGTGGCATCTACGCCCACATCACCAAACACTACCCCTACTATCGCACTGCAGACAAGGGCTGGCAG AACTCAATCAGACACAACCTGTCTCTCAACCGTTACTTTCTGAAAGTGGCCCGCTCTCAGGATGAGCCAGGGAAAGGGAGTTTTTGGCGCGTGGACTCTGCTTCTGAGAGCAAACTGGTGGAGCAAGCCTTCAGGAAAAGACGGCAGAGAGGGGTGGCTTGCTTCAGGACACCATTCGGACCTCTCTCTTCTAG GAGTGCACCCGCATCCCCGACCCACCAAGGACTTCTTTCTCCTCCATCCAGTGGGCTTCAGACTCCTGAATGTCTGAGCAGGGAGGGCTCTCCTATCTCCCATGACCACCATGAACAGCTGGCTAACAAACTGGCATCTGTACCTGAGTACAGGTACTCTCAGAGTGCCCCAG GCTCTCCAGTCAGTGGTCAGCATGTCATCATGGCTGCACCTCCTCACCCCTCAGGCCCGGGGAAAGCCCTTGCTTTAGTTCCAGGTGGTGTTGGCCAAGTCCAGCCCATCCACGTGCTCCAGAACCCCACTCAGTCCCCTGTCACCATGGTGCGGGTGGTTACCAGCGCCCCTCTAACTTCCAGCCATCCAAATGGGTACAGCGCTCCCTCTGTTGGAGGAGCAGAGGGCAACACTGAGCTCAGAG AAGCCCAGCTGAACAGAGAGCGAGTGATCCAGACTGTGGACAGCGCGGTGCAGGGCGGCGATGGTCGAAACCTGGCCCTAGGTTTACATCAACTTCCCGTTCGTCCTGTTACCCAGAATGGCAAAcacaccactgctgctgttgccacagcaaccAGCCTTGCTAATGCATCTG GCCTGAATAGTCCTCTCCAGATCTTGGCTGCTCAGGCCTCCAGCTCCCCTCCAGTGCTGGTAAGCAGACAGCCCAGTGCAGAAACTTTAGCTGAGCAGCCAGGTGAGCCCCAGGCCAAGCGGCCAAAGATGGAGGACGAGGCTGGGACTGAATCTCCTCAGCATCAAGTCACACCCGCTCAGCAGCCCGTCATCGTTGCCATGACATCACAAACCCATGACCCTAGGAAGTAA